CTGGATGAAATGATTTCGCCTGTCATTCGGATCGCGCACTCTTTGCACGAGACCGCGTTTTTCCAGATTGTCGAGCGCAGGAACAGCGGTCGTCGACGCAATACCCACGCGCTTGCTGAGTTCGAGCTGATTCACCTCGCCGCGCTCGGCCAGCACGCGAAGGTAGTACCAGTAAGCGATGGGGAGCGCTTCCCGGTCGAGGACCTTTTGCGCCTTCGCGTCGTAGAGCCGGTGGACCGTTCGCGCCATCCGCGGAACGGTCCTACCTCGATCGTCGAACACATCCGATGACCGTTCTGCGAGCGCCTCCACGGGCGCTGGAGCGGGCTTGGCGGCTTTCGCTGCGGACGCATTTGTCCTGGCCATTCACGTGTTCCTCGGCGCATGGTCAAGCGAGCGGCCAAAGATCCCGGCAGATCAGGAGCCGAGCATGCTGGAAGCCTCCTCTTGTGCTTGACCTTGCGCGTGCGTGCGCGTACGCACGAACACTCCGGCCAGCGCAGCGGCAAATAGCGCGGCAACGGCCCCGATCAGGAACGCCAGGTGATAGCCGCCATTGAGCGCGGCAGCGGCATCGGCGCCCGACGCGGCCAGTTCATCTGTGCGCGCTGCCGCGAGGCTCGCGAGGATCGCGAGTCCCAATGCCCCGCCCATCATGAACGACGTGTTCACCACCCCCGATGCCAGGCCCGACTCGTCCGGCGCGACGTCGCTCATCGCGGCCAGCAGCACCGGGTTGAAGGCCACGCCGGCCCCGAGGCCCATCAGCACCATGCCCGGCAACACGTCCAGCACGTAGCTGCCCCCGGCAGGCGCGCGCGCAAACAGCGCGAGGCCGACTGCGGCCAGCAGCAAACCGAGCGTCAACGGCGCGCGAATCCCGAAGCGCATGACCAGTCTTGCCGAAAGACCCAGCGAAAACGCTGCCATGATGACGTTGGCCGGCAGGAAGGCCAGCCCCACCTGCATCGCGTTGTAGTTCAGCAGGCGCTGCATGTAAAGCGCGGAGATGAAGAACCACGCGAACAGCGCTGCCGCCCATAGCACGCCCACCACATTGGCCGTGGCCACGTTGCGCAGCGCGAACATGCGCAGTGGCATGAGCGGATGCAACACATGCGATTCGATGAAGAGAAATGCGATGAGGAGCGCGATCGCAATGCCTAGCTGCATGAGCGTTTGCGCGGACGTCCAGCCGGCTTCGTTGCCATGTACGACTGCGTACACCGCCAGCATGAGCGATGCGGTCACGGCAATCGCACCCGCCACATCCAGCCTGGCGCGATCCGCCAGCGGCTTGCCCGCCGGCAGCAGCGCCACGCATCCCGCATACACCGCTATCCCGATCGGCAAGTTGACGAGGAAAATCCAGTGCCAGTTCAGCGCGCTGGTCAGCAGGCCGCCCAGCAACACGCCGATGCTGCCGCCGCCCCCGCCCACGAACCCGTAGATGCCCATCGCCTTCGCGCGGTCAGCCGGCGAGGTGAACAGGCTCATGATGAGCGAGAGCGACACGGCCGAGACCACTGCGCCGCCCAAGCCTTGAACAGCGCGCGCCGCGATCAGGAGCCCTTGCGAATTCGCCAGCCCGCAGGCCGCCGAAGCCAGCGTGAAGACCGTGATGCCCAGCAGGAACAAGCGCCGATGGCCGAACAGGTCGCCAAGCCGCCCGCCCAGCAGCAGAAAGCCGCCGAAGGTCAGCATATAGGCGTTCACGACCCACACGAGCGAGGTTTCGGTGAATTTCAGATCCGCCCGGATGGACGGCAGCGCGACGTTTACGATGGTCGTGTCCAGCACGATCATCAGCACACCGAGGCACAGCACCATGAGGGCAAGCCAGCGTTTGTGTTCGTCGATTCCATGCGTCATGTCACGGCTCCTGGAAATGACGGTCATCATACGCTCCGGTTAAATGCAATCACTTTGATCCACGAAGCCGATGATCAGTGGATGTTGGCGCTGATCATACGGCGGCGTTGGCTCACGCAATGAGCGCGGCAGTCTCTTTCCTCGCCGAGTCCATCGCCCCGTTACGCGCCTGCGTACCCATCGCCACACCTTCCGCGCGAATGAAAGTGAAATCCGTGATGCCCAGAAATCCGAAAGCCGCCCTTAAATAGCTTTCCTGATGATCGAACGCAGCGGCAGGCGATCCTTCGCTGTAAATGCCGCCGCGCGACGAGGCGACGACGAGTTTCTTGCCGCCGCACAGACCGACCGGCCCCTGGTCTCCATAGCGGAACGTCTTCCCGGCAACGGAGATGCGGTCGATCCAGGCCTTCAGTTGTGAAGGCACGCCAAGGTTATACATGGGCGCGCCGATCACCACGATATCGGCGGCGAGGAACGCCTCGAGCGCGGCCTGGCCCATGGCGACGTCGGACTTCAAAGCGTCATCGACCGGCGCACCTTGCGCGGCCGCGAGGTGTGCCGCCGTAAGATGGCCGATCGGCGTGGCGGCCAGGTCCAGGCGAGTGACAGTCAGGTCCGCATGACTGCTGCGGAACGTCGCGACAACATTCGCCGACAACTCACGGCTGACGGAGCCTTGACCGAGGATGCTGGAATC
The nucleotide sequence above comes from Paraburkholderia flagellata. Encoded proteins:
- a CDS encoding MarR family winged helix-turn-helix transcriptional regulator yields the protein MARTNASAAKAAKPAPAPVEALAERSSDVFDDRGRTVPRMARTVHRLYDAKAQKVLDREALPIAYWYYLRVLAERGEVNQLELSKRVGIASTTAVPALDNLEKRGLVQRVRDPNDRRNHFIQLKPEGKRLFDELLSELAGMISASLDE
- a CDS encoding DHA2 family efflux MFS transporter permease subunit, with translation MTHGIDEHKRWLALMVLCLGVLMIVLDTTIVNVALPSIRADLKFTETSLVWVVNAYMLTFGGFLLLGGRLGDLFGHRRLFLLGITVFTLASAACGLANSQGLLIAARAVQGLGGAVVSAVSLSLIMSLFTSPADRAKAMGIYGFVGGGGGSIGVLLGGLLTSALNWHWIFLVNLPIGIAVYAGCVALLPAGKPLADRARLDVAGAIAVTASLMLAVYAVVHGNEAGWTSAQTLMQLGIAIALLIAFLFIESHVLHPLMPLRMFALRNVATANVVGVLWAAALFAWFFISALYMQRLLNYNAMQVGLAFLPANVIMAAFSLGLSARLVMRFGIRAPLTLGLLLAAVGLALFARAPAGGSYVLDVLPGMVLMGLGAGVAFNPVLLAAMSDVAPDESGLASGVVNTSFMMGGALGLAILASLAAARTDELAASGADAAAALNGGYHLAFLIGAVAALFAAALAGVFVRTRTHAQGQAQEEASSMLGS
- a CDS encoding FMN-dependent NADH-azoreductase, with translation MKLLHVDSSILGQGSVSRELSANVVATFRSSHADLTVTRLDLAATPIGHLTAAHLAAAQGAPVDDALKSDVAMGQAALEAFLAADIVVIGAPMYNLGVPSQLKAWIDRISVAGKTFRYGDQGPVGLCGGKKLVVASSRGGIYSEGSPAAAFDHQESYLRAAFGFLGITDFTFIRAEGVAMGTQARNGAMDSARKETAALIA